The segment CTTGCCCCCATCTCGCCGGTCACACCAAAGCAGCGGCGCAATACTAAAGCATGATTACCTAGCTTGGCAGCCTGAGTTGAGGATTCAGCTTATGCTGCCAAGCTATGGAAGCACCAGCAAGGGAGGGAACACTAAGGTCGAATTCACTTACAAACAGCTCGTTACAACCTTAAGCAGGGAGTTTAGCTAGCTGCTGGCTCCCAAAATACGCGAACATGCTCAACAGAAACTCTTTGCCGAGCTTGAGCCAGATCATAGTTCTCCTGTACCGTAAGCCAGAACTCCGCAGTGGTATTACGAAATGCAGCAGCTAACCGTAACGCCATCTCCGGCGTGACGCTCTGACGTTTGTTAAGAATAGCAGAAAGGGTCTTACGGGTCGTACCTAGCCCTTCTGCTACTTCTTCCAGAGTCAGCTTAGCTCCTGTTTCCTCACGCAGCCCCTCTATGTTCTCGCGAATCAATTCGCCGGGGTGTGATGGATTGAACATTGGCATATATCAGCCTTATCTCTTCTGTAGGTCAGTGATAGTCGAGGTAGTCAACATCGACAACGTCCTCGCCTTCAAACCGGAAAATGATCTTCCAGTTGGCTCTGACCTTGATTGAATAAAAATCTTTTAGATCACCCTTCAACTGGTGAAAACCTGAACCAGGGAAATTAAGTGCTTGGGGAGTCTTTGCCGCTTCTAGACGGGTAAGAATCCGATTGATTCTCTCCACATTATCAGCAGGCAGTTTAGAGGTATCTCCTTTGTCATGTAAGGACTTAAGACCCTTGTGGCGAATGGAACGAATCATCTGGTGGCGGAACGTTTATAGGAGTGTTGGCGGCGTTCATATGTCAGGGTTTTAGTGGAAGTGTGGGCGAATGTAACCTGTAACGTTCCAAGTTACAAAAAAGTTCTAGAAGATTTTATTCCTCCTTAAAGGCAATGGCTATTGACCTGTTGTGCAACCCTTTGAGTAAGGACAAGTAAGAATGCGAATAACTAGCTCTTTCCTTTTCGATACCATTCCAGCAGGATAGGAGCAAAGAGAGTAGCGGCTGCTCCTATGAGAGCGGCAATGATGANNNNNNNNNNGGCTGTGGCGGCAATAAGAGCCAGAAGGAGTTGTAGCAGCATGGAAGACTAGGGCCTTTA is part of the Hymenobacter gelipurpurascens genome and harbors:
- a CDS encoding HigA family addiction module antitoxin, with translation MPMFNPSHPGELIRENIEGLREETGAKLTLEEVAEGLGTTRKTLSAILNKRQSVTPEMALRLAAAFRNTTAEFWLTVQENYDLAQARQRVSVEHVRVFWEPAAS
- a CDS encoding type II toxin-antitoxin system RelE/ParE family toxin codes for the protein MIRSIRHKGLKSLHDKGDTSKLPADNVERINRILTRLEAAKTPQALNFPGSGFHQLKGDLKDFYSIKVRANWKIIFRFEGEDVVDVDYLDYH